A segment of the Bacteroidales bacterium genome:
TGAATCATTAATGATACTGATGTTGTTTACGGTTCCAACATTGATACCCGAGAAGCGGACATTGTTACCCACCTGCAAGCCACTGACGTTGTAAAAAGTAGCGGTAACATTAAATACCGGGTTAAAAAGATTTTGCTGCTTACCGATTATAAAAATGGCCAGCACAAAGAGCGCTATTCCGCCGATGACAAAAAGCCCAAGTCGGACTTTATATTGTTGTGTATGTGATTTCATGACAATCCTATATCTTTTATGTTATTTCTGATTAATCTGTTATCCTTTGAAGAAAGCCTGAATGAGCTGATCTTTCGACTTGGTAAAATGCTCTAATGTACCTTCCTCATAAACCTCTCCACTTTCCAACATCACAATTCTGTCTGCTGTAGTTTGGGCACATCTTATATCATGTGTAATAATCATTGATGAGGTTTTATATTTTTTCTGAATTTCATTGATCAATGCGCTTATCTCATCTGAAGTAACAGGATCGAGCCCGGTTGTGGGTTCGTCGTAAAGCATGATCATCGGGTCCACTACAAGTGTACGAGCCAGGCTAATTCGTTTACGCATGCCACCAGATAGTTCGGAGGGCATTTTATTCAATGCATCAGCCAGGCCTACATTTTTCAGGGCTTCATCTATTTTTTCATTGATTTCTTTTTCACGAAGATTTTTTTTAAGCCTTTTCAATGGAAACTCAAGATTTTGCTTTACCGACATTGAATCATACAATGCGCCACTTTGAAAAAGAAAACCAATTTTCGTCTTCAATTCGTTCATTTCTTTACGGCTCAATGTATTTATATCGTTACCAAATACACTGATTACACCACTGTCAGACCTCAACAACCCAACAATACACTTTATCAGAACCGATTTGCCTGTGCCTGATTTGCCAAGCACCACCAGGTTTTCGCCCTGGTTAAGCTTCAACGAAACATCTTTCAATATTTCCAGGTTACCAAAAGTTTTCCTCAGGTTGCTGATTTCGATGACCGGGCTGCCATTGTTGGAAGCTACTTCCAGGTTCATCAAAACATCTGTTTTATCAGTACTCATATCACGAACATATCAGTTATTTGAACAGCAAGAAGGTCAACCACAATTACCAGCAGCGATGCTACTACCACAGCTTTATTTGCTGCTACACCCACGCTTTCAGTTCCACGGCCGGCGTTAAATCCCTGGTAGGTTCCTACCAGACCAATTACTGCCCCGAAGAAAAATGTTTTAATAATAGCAGGGATCAGGTCATTAAAATCAACTGCGCTGAATGCCTGCGACATAAACAACACAAAAGGTACATCGCCCCTGATATTAGCGCCAGCCCAGCTTCCAATTATGCCAAGTGCATCAGCATAAAGAACTAGAATAGGGATCATCAGCGTTGCTGCCCACACCCTTGTTACAACAAGGTAGCGCATGGGGTTGGTAGAAGAAACCTCCATAGCATCAATTTGCTCACTTACCTTCATTGAGCCTAATTCAGCGCCCATGCCCGAGCCGATTTTCCCGGCGCAGATCAGGCCTGTAATCACCGGTCCCATTTCCCTGATAAGCGAAACCGCAACCATACCGGGAAGCATACTAACTGCACCGAAATCCAGCAGTACCGGCCTGGACTGAATGGTAAGTACCAAACCCATAATAGCCCCTGTAATTGAAATGAGCGGCAAGGTTTTATATCCAATCTGAAAACATTGACGGAAAAACTCCCGGAACTCAAAATCCCTGCTAAAGGTTTCTTTAAACGCAAGTGAAATAAACAGGAAAACATCCGCAGACTTAGTTAAAAAGTTGCCCGCATCTTCGCTGCCAGCAAGGGTTTTCTCGCTGATTTTCGTAATGGTATTTGTGGTTGCCTTTAATGTTTTTGCAGTTGCATTACGAATCGTAGGAATTACCTTTGGTACATGGATAATCTTTCTCATTTTATGACGCTTGATTTCATTGTTCAGAAAGTTGGCTTAGAGTTTAAAATCTTTCAATGCTCTAAAGCACAATAAGCATTGCAGCTATATCCGACTGATTTGCTTTTCAAATTCTTTAATGTGTTCGTATTTTTTTAAATCTCCTAAATAAAGGTTCTATCTTTATCAGTGGTGGCATTGTATCACCAAGCAGGAATCCCCAGGGTTTTAGTGGTTCAATATTGTCAAGAGCCAGTTTTATAATGGCAAGCAAGGGGATGGCAAGGAACATACCCGACAATCCCCATAATTCGTACCCTAAAATAATTATTATTATTGAGAAAAGCGCATTGAGCTTAACCCTTGAAGCAACAATCTTGGGAACAATATAGAAATTATCAAGGAGCTGGATAATCCAGTGTAAAACAAAAACATAAAATACATAAACTGGTGATTTGGTTACTAAAGCAAATGCCATGAACAGCAACATTGCAACAAATGGCCCGATGTATCGGATTATATTCAGTAAGCCCCCTACAACAGCAAGAAGGATTGCGAATTGAATGCCCAGCACCAGAAACCCGATTAAATATAAAATCAGTATAAGTATAAATTCCATAAAAAGTCCAACAAGATAGCTCTGAATCACATTCTTTGATTGTGTAATCATTTCGTTCAACTGACTATGCTGGCTTGTGTTAAAAAGTTTGTGAATAAAGTCAATAATAAGGGGTTGGTACAACAGGATCAAAAAAATGTAAACCGGAACCAGAAACAACACTATAAACCACCCGCTAACAGTAACTATCGTTTTTCCCAGTGAGTCCATGCTGGAATTGACAATATTTGTTTTCGTTTCCGCTATCCAGATATGAAATTTCTGTGGGTTAATATCGAAATAACCAGATGCCCATACTATCGTATCATTGAGTAACTCAGTAAATTTATCAATCAGTAAAGGCCAGGATTCACTAAACCGGCTTACCTGGCTGAATAACAAGACACTTAAAACGGAGAGAACAACGATAGTTATGAGTAAGGTTATTGAAATAGCAATCACCCTGTTGATTTTTAGCCGGATAAAGAAATTAACCACCGGGTGAAGTAGCACGGCTATGATGACTGAGAAAATAATAGGGAGTACTATTCCCCTGGTTATGTACAAAATTATAAACAGGGTAACAATACCCATAAACGATACACTTGCCTTTGCAAATATGGACAAGTAGTTTTTACTATCCGTCATAGTTTACCTGATTTGCCTTTTTTCTTTTGAAGATGCGTTGTGCTATAAAATTGCCAAATGTCCTTATTCTGTTAGTGTTTCGGCCTACAATATTGGTAACCCCAAATTGTAAAGCAGTACCCAGGAGTTTTCTGAACAGATTTGAAGAGGCTCCAACAAAAACACTTCTGGATAGGGAACCCACTGCTACACCTGCAATAGCCCCTAATACACCATCAAACTTTAGAGAAGATGCCCCCTCCCTGAATGTATCCTTAAGGAGGTTGATTGGCTTCAGACCTTCGACTACA
Coding sequences within it:
- a CDS encoding ATP-binding cassette domain-containing protein — encoded protein: MNLEVASNNGSPVIEISNLRKTFGNLEILKDVSLKLNQGENLVVLGKSGTGKSVLIKCIVGLLRSDSGVISVFGNDINTLSRKEMNELKTKIGFLFQSGALYDSMSVKQNLEFPLKRLKKNLREKEINEKIDEALKNVGLADALNKMPSELSGGMRKRISLARTLVVDPMIMLYDEPTTGLDPVTSDEISALINEIQKKYKTSSMIITHDIRCAQTTADRIVMLESGEVYEEGTLEHFTKSKDQLIQAFFKG
- a CDS encoding AI-2E family transporter, encoding MTDSKNYLSIFAKASVSFMGIVTLFIILYITRGIVLPIIFSVIIAVLLHPVVNFFIRLKINRVIAISITLLITIVVLSVLSVLLFSQVSRFSESWPLLIDKFTELLNDTIVWASGYFDINPQKFHIWIAETKTNIVNSSMDSLGKTIVTVSGWFIVLFLVPVYIFLILLYQPLIIDFIHKLFNTSQHSQLNEMITQSKNVIQSYLVGLFMEFILILILYLIGFLVLGIQFAILLAVVGGLLNIIRYIGPFVAMLLFMAFALVTKSPVYVFYVFVLHWIIQLLDNFYIVPKIVASRVKLNALFSIIIIILGYELWGLSGMFLAIPLLAIIKLALDNIEPLKPWGFLLGDTMPPLIKIEPLFRRFKKIRTH
- a CDS encoding ABC transporter permease; translation: MRKIIHVPKVIPTIRNATAKTLKATTNTITKISEKTLAGSEDAGNFLTKSADVFLFISLAFKETFSRDFEFREFFRQCFQIGYKTLPLISITGAIMGLVLTIQSRPVLLDFGAVSMLPGMVAVSLIREMGPVITGLICAGKIGSGMGAELGSMKVSEQIDAMEVSSTNPMRYLVVTRVWAATLMIPILVLYADALGIIGSWAGANIRGDVPFVLFMSQAFSAVDFNDLIPAIIKTFFFGAVIGLVGTYQGFNAGRGTESVGVAANKAVVVASLLVIVVDLLAVQITDMFVI